ACCACCTTCTCCATAGCCACCCTCGCCTTTAAAAACTTCAATAGAATTCTCATCCATAAGATGAGGATATACTCTTTCCCACTGATAGTCTTCAAAGGTAGGCTCAAAAGCGGAGATTAAAAATATAAGTACCTCTGTACCCATTCCTGCAATAAGCATTTCATTAGCACCAGGCCAGTGCATGATTTTAAACAAGGCACCTAAAATCACAATAGCAGCACCAATTCCATAAGCCATTGCTATAATTTTCTTAAATCCGCCAACTTTTTTTGCCATTTTACTTTATTATTTAATTTATTAGTTTATTTATAATTAGTTATTATTAATATTATTTCAACATTGATGTAATACATCTAAATCCTACATATGACTTTGCAGAGTCAGCATATTCATATATTCTTGTACCATTTTGAATAAAGAAAGCGACGTCCTTCCAAGAACCACCTCTTATCACTTTTCGCTTCATACTCTCATTATCTAATTTAGTATGGTCATACTTGATATCAGGATTATGATCATGCACAAAAGAATAGGTATTCTCATAGTATGCAGATATTGTCCATTCTGAAACATTTCCGGCCATATTATAGAGTCCATAATCATTTGGGAAATAAGAATCAACTCTAACCGTTTTAAAGCCTCCATCCTCTTGATAATTGCCACGTGTAGGTTTAAAGTTTGCTAATAAGCAACCTTTATGATTTCTAGTATACGGTCCACCCCATGGGTAAGGAGTATTTTTCTTACCACCTCTGGCGGCATACTCCCATTCGAACTCAGTTGGTAATCTAAATACTTCTACCTCTGGTCTACCTCTTGAAACTCTATACTGATTCCACATATGCGTTCTCCAATAGCTAAACGCATTAGCCTGATCCCAAGTAACTCCAACTAAAGGATAATTATCAAAAGCTGGATGTGAATAATAGTTCCTAGTGAATGGTTCGTTGTAAGAGTATGTAAAATCTCTTGTCCATACAAGAGTATCCGGATATACAGCAATCGACTTTTGCTTTACATGTTGTCTTCTATCCTTATTTCTACTATTCTTTGAACCAGCAGCAGATTTATATGATAAATAATCATACTTGTATACTAGCTTTGATATATCGTATTCTTTTTTACCATTTATCCACTGATCCTGCGGAAGTAACATTGCACTCAATTGATTATTTACTTCAGGATCTTTATAGTTTATCT
The nucleotide sequence above comes from Chitinophagales bacterium. Encoded proteins:
- a CDS encoding SUMF1/EgtB/PvdO family nonheme iron enzyme gives rise to the protein MKRLSFLKLALCAISFGSLFVSCGGGSSNGQLTGVMHRPSWRTEIPYGMTTVPTGTLVLGSSDQDVTFELTARPRQVTIGGFYMDETEITNNEYRQFVQYVIDSTARTILQMFVQNNNAEEVTAGNPPIDWKKKINYKDPEVNNQLSAMLLPQDQWINGKKEYDISKLVYKYDYLSYKSAAGSKNSRNKDRRQHVKQKSIAVYPDTLVWTRDFTYSYNEPFTRNYYSHPAFDNYPLVGVTWDQANAFSYWRTHMWNQYRVSRGRPEVEVFRLPTEFEWEYAARGGKKNTPYPWGGPYTRNHKGCLLANFKPTRGNYQEDGGFKTVRVDSYFPNDYGLYNMAGNVSEWTISAYYENTYSFVHDHNPDIKYDHTKLDNESMKRKVIRGGSWKDVAFFIQNGTRIYEYADSAKSYVGFRCITSMLK